The genomic segment tacataaggaagaaaaacagagacaagAGATAGAAGAGCTTCAGGAAGCTGAAATGAAActgaagcaggagaaagaagcTGAGAGTCTcaaacaacagaagaaacaggAGGAACAAaggcagcatatgaaggagaaaggagaaaagacagagaaggaaCAACCCCAGCAATTAACggatacaaaaaagaaaaaggaagagcagagaaaacacaAGCTCACAAAACAAATGCACATGGAAAGTGCAGAGGATGTGCTACAAGATGAACTGAAGCAgcaaaaggaacaaaatgaaCAAGAATGGAACAAGCTGGAAGAGCAGAAGGTAGACACAGAAGGACaattttttcagcaaaatgaaCGAGAAAAATCCTTAGAACAGCAACAGAACAAGGATCAGTTGTGTTCTGCAGTGGCTGATCAGCATCCGGTAGAGGAGAAACTCCAAGAAGGATCAAGATCCCAAAATCTTAAACAGCcagaaaaagataataaaacagCAGAAGTCCTAGCCCAGAAACTGAAGAGAGAAGTTGAGGCTCAAGAACAAAAGCGAATAGGGGAAGAACTTAGATGGCAAGAGGTAGATGAAAGACAAACTTCATCTAGACCTTTCACATTTCAAGTGTCTTCTGGAGATAAACAGATCATATTTCAGAAAGTAAATCTCAGTCCAGTCATGCCCGTCAAAGCAGCAGGACTCTCTTCTCCACCCATCAAAGACTGCAGGATGCACACTTCCAGCAAGGGCTCTCACACACTCCCGTCATCTGTCTGTGTACCCCACACAGCTATTTTGGTTACTGGAGCACAGCTGTGTGGCACAGCAGTTAACCTGAACCAGATAAAGGACACGGCTTGTAAATCATTACTTGGCTTAacggaagagagaaaaaatgtggATATTCCTTCACCAGAGAaggctcagaaaaaaaaacagggccccaaacccagcagcagTAAAATGAAATATGCACAAGAGACATTGAACAACCAGGCTGTACTAGCTGAGTGGGCTTCTATCCGCTCCAGGATCCtaaagaatgcagaaaatggCAAATACAATGAGAGAGACCGAGTAAGTGTCTGCAGACACAGTGATGACTGGACACCCCGAGGGCGAGGTGGTCCTCATGGTAACTTGAGGAAAACCCTCTCTGCAAATGCAAAGTTCTCTATAACACCAGCATGGCAGAAATTTTCAGAAGCCTCAAAACACAGTTCAGATACTGAGAATATAAGTGTGGCAAAAGGCAATGAAACAGGGGCTGTGGGAAGAACCACTGGCTCACCCGCTGATTCGAGGGAGGGTGCAGCTTCCACTTTTAAGGATAACTTAGCTGAAAAGGCTAAGGAGAAAATGGAAACCCATAGTGAAAAGACAGACAACACAGAAGGCTGTAAATTTGCAAAAGATCTTCCATCTTTCCTTGTTCCAAGTTTTCCTCATTCTCCGGGTAAAGAATTACCCCAGGCAGAACTTTCTGGTGCTCTGGAAAATCAGCAGAATAGCAGCACAAAAAAGGCAGATAAACCAGCAccaaatggagaagaaaatgtttctccATTTGGGATAAAGTTACGAAGGACGAACTACTCCCTGCGTTTCCATTATGATCAACAagcagaacaaaggaaaaagaaaagatacagTGCAGGAGATAGTTTTGATGGTGTGCCTGACCCGTTAGTTACAACAGAAGGTGAGAAAGAATCCTCTGTTTTTATTGCACAAGACAGTACATCCCCTGGCACGGGGAGACCCCACGTCCCTGGTATTTTAAAAGACTCAAAAGACTCTTCAGCTACTGTGGTGGAGATGTCACAACCAGCAGGCACACCAGTGGTCCTACCAACCACCGGCCAGGGTGCTTTACCCCCTCATGAGAAACCAGCATGCAAGTCACTGGGCCCACAGAAACCTGCTTTAGCTCCAAAGCCCACCAGCCAGACACCACCAGCGTCTCCTCTCTCTAAAATGAACAGATCCAGCCTAGCTGATACGCCAGGGCAAAGGCTGGTTAAAGCTGAATCGGACGGTGGCTGgagaaaagaagacagagcAAATGCAGTGCACCATCCCACACCATCCAGTGAGTACAAAAACGAAGAGGAAGAAATCAGAGAAAAGAAGTCGTTTTTCCCATCTATAAGTATtccatggagagaaaaaaatgacaaaaagccTGAGCCATTGAAAAAAGgtatgtatttttcaaaagtaatttaGCTATTGTCTGCATTTCCAGAATGAGATACTGGAGGTCCAGAGGAAGACATTTCGTCTTAAGCTAGAATTTTTGCCTGGTATGTTATTTGTGGAGCACCACCACTCCCCACACAAGCACACAAACTCAGTGTGACCAGTGTGGCCTGCTTAAGAAAGTAAACTTCAAGGAGGTAACTGAAGTATACCTGTGTTTTCCTTGGTAGAGATGTTACCTATTTAGTCAGAGGATGGATTCTGTGTTCCATGTATAATGGTGTCATCAGAGCAGAGGGAGTCATTTTTATAAATTACGTTATATTGTTCCTATTTTTTAGGGGAATATTttctagcttaaaaaaaatcttaagatCTAGGTCGCTTTATAGAGCCTATCCTGGGCAAATTCCCTCTCTAACCCAATATAGCTGTGCACAGGAGTTTGCATTTCAGAGGCACTCTTCAGTAATAGGAACCATTAGAGTAGCCATAGTGGCTCTTCAGAGGAGAACTGAAAGCCTCTGTGTCCTGAAATAGTATTCTGCACAATAGTATTCAGAACTAGTATTCAGCATTTAATTGGGAAATcccaggtttgtttgttttttttcattcttgaaTTTTCCAAGCATCAAGACACTTCTAAAACCAGCTCTTAGTGGaactgctgcttattttttctattatttttacactttttttcctttcacttccttttTTAAATAGGGATTTATGGAAACTGGTTGGAGGCGCAGATGCTGGCCTGGGAGAGCAGGACCGGGGCCGGCTGAGGGTTTTTGCACTCACTGAGTTCTGCATGAacaactctgcaccccagcgCTGCTCCCTGCTCACTCACAGCTCTGTACTGGGTGCTTGCCCCAGTTGCACTCAAGTTACATAAAGTCAAATGCTCAAgtgatgatttaaaaaaaattaataataggAGCTGCAGTTATGGGAGCACATAATTTCAGTGCCCTATATTTGGCTGAAGTTTGGATTTCTTCCCTTAAATATGGCTGGAAAATCAGAGAACTGCAGCACATAGTAATTGGATTCCTTTCATCAGAGGTGTAAACAATTAATGCTTATGTATCACCTTCACTTAAACATCTCATGTAGTGGGAGGACATGTAGTAAATTAGGCTGTAGCTCGAAGAGTTTGGGGTAGgctttttcaaaaaacaaacaaacaaaaaaacaacagaaaaaaagaggataaaATTGGACAGCTGTGTGTCTTGAATTAAGTCTTATTCTTGAGGTGTTTTGGGATTTGACACACAGCCCATGAAGGTCCACGAATGGCACAGCATTCCAAAGGCTCAGCTCCAGAGTCTTCACAAGATAGAGAAGTTGTAGCAGTTAATTTGAGACAAGAGATGTGCATTACTTAACCAattcttttcatgttttctttcagaaaaaccAGTCCTCCAGAGCAGGCACTCTTTAGATGGCTCTAAATTGATGGAAAAAGTTGAAACTTCACAACCACTTTGGATTACATTAGCGCTGCAAAAGCAAAAGGGATTTCGTGAGCAGCAAGCTACgagggaagagagaagacaagCCAGAGAGGCGAAGCAAGCAGAAAAGCTGGctaaagaaaatgtaaacaaTCTTTAGAAACCTGCCCGGTAGAAATACCGATACCGCAATTGTAACTATTAGCTATTCTTATGATGTGAagggactcttttttttttttaatgtttggttTGTAAGATTGCATGAAAGGTAAAATGACAGTGAGTAGCAAGTATTCATAAAGTCTCAAGTTCCCTTTTACAAAACTGAGACCGCCAGGAGAAAATACTGTGTAACACTGTCACAGTTTCAGTGTAAACTCCGATGCCTTAATATCAGGTGGTAGTTAATGGCAGCCACAAGCACAACCACGGCATGGGTGATGGGACAGAAAAATTCTATGCAACATGGTTCTTTAAAAGCTTGAGTAAATAAAATCTTAAGCCTTAATGCTTGGGGAATAATAGTAGAATACTCGTTTATAGGTGAATTTTAGTAagtttgaattaatttttatcaTAACGTATTATTTGGATAAAATgtagacaaatgaaagaaatgaaCTGCCATGTGAAACATTCAAATGCTTAAAGCAGGCACTGAATTCAAGTATCACTTATTTCCTGTTCTCTGAATACCTATTTACTATCCATAGTTATCTATTAGTAAGGAAAACACTTCTACCTACAGTACAGAATTGATGCTACACAAGCAGTGATGCTGTATATAGATCCCACAGATGGTAATAAGGGAAATTATGTGGACAACAAAGTATATTTTGATGTTTGTTATGAGACTCACATTTCTGATGGACACGTGAATAATTACATAGATAACtggcagaagaaaacagtggTGGGTGTGAAGTTGCCCACGGATGCACACTGTGTTTCAGTGCTGTATTTAACAGGTAGGGCTGGCTCAAACTATTCAATATTTGACTGAAATGACAAAATGACAAATTTAACTTTGTGGGGGTTATTCTACAGAAGTATCCGAGTGTTTCGAGCCTTTaccaaaaaagaaagttaagGAAAGTGCATCAAGTGTAAAATCTCTTACTTGTAGCCATTATGTGACAGATTGTCTCATTTaccagttttccttctctgttctaGGCTGCTGGAAGTAATCAGTCAGataataaaagcagcagcagcagcagcaaaacaagcaCACTGCAGAAATCTACAACtcaagaaggggaaaagaaaattgagACTGCTGTGTCAAGACTAGAAAGAAGGGAACAGCTAAAAAAGTCGAACACCCTTCCGACCTCTGTGACAGGTACATTAACAGACTCAGATCTATTCTAGGAATAATGTACTTCATAAATGGTATTGCATGTTTTTGAGAAAGCgaatgaaagatttttttcttctatactACGCCTAGAATTACAAATGCATTTGCTTTCAGCAAGGAACAATGCACCTTGTCCCAATCTCATGTGCTGGTCCTTACACTGACTGTAGAtaattttaacagatttttaCATTTGCTCTATTGCATTTGCTTAAAAATGCCCCAgttcaagttaaaaaaaaaaaataaaattagtctGTCTCCTCAAGCCATATCCAACAGTAGATTTAGAACATGACTAATGCACATCGGGGGGATTTGATTTACTGTAAACTGCAATTGCAGTACTgctttgcctttattttgaGGGTTAGCACAGAGGGGAAATGATACTTAACTTCTACAAAGTGTATTTATGTAGGAAATGAAACATACTGTGTTCCAACACCCCCCAGTTTGCCAAGTAGAAATACTCACCCCAGAATATTTGGAATGGGTATTCTTGTTTAATTCAACACTACAAAAACTAATCAATTCAGTTGAAGGTAGCCTGTCACTTTGAATTTAGGACTTCTCCCTCCCAGTCAAGTATTTGGTATGGAAGGTTGGAACCAGAACCTACTACTTTATCTGCTACTTCAGTCAAGCTGAAACAATTACATATTCAAAAGGTGCGCACATTAAACCAAGTAGTTCCCCAAAGTGCGTAACATTTTGAGGTGGTGTTAAGGCAATTGTTGAAACAGAGACTTGCCACATATTTCTCTAGCTAACATTAGTCCTAGGCAAAAGGTTTTGGCGAAGTGTACAGATAGGTGTGCAAGAAACTGTATTACAAGCTGCACAAGTAATTACTGTGGGCTTCGTTGAAAATAAAGCCACATGTCAGCTGAATCTATTCAGTACCAAGCAAGCCAAGAACTGTGTAATGCAACTGCTGAAAGCAGATCTGATCTGTAACAGCAAAGGCTACACCAGCACTACCCCTCTGTTACAGACTGTTCCTGGCTGCACAACCCTACGCATGCCAGTATTCTGTTGGTTCAGCAACTGCGTATCTGCACTGCAGCCAGTGCAGATGGCCCTGATGACTTTACTTGTAACATCTTGggttggagtagatgatctttaaagtttccttccaactcaaaccagaCCTTGTGTAGATCCCCCAAAACCTTCCTGCTCCATTAGCCTGCTTCCAGCATCCAAACTGGCCTTGGAGgtgggcagctggagcagctttACCATATTCCTGTCAACCTGTAACAGGGTTCTGCTGCAGCCCTACCCCAAAAAATTCAAGACTGTGATGTTATGGTGTATGTGGTCAATTCTGGTAGAAATTAAACTCTGGAACAATAGATGATACCAAATTAGATCAAAGAAGGGCACAAACAAATTATCCTTGGCCAGTCTGTGTGCACTAGAATTAGAGTTTCAGGGGGATTTCTTAGTGAGTTACCTACAGTGAAAGCAGAGAACACTGTTGGCCCTAAAGGAAATTGTGACTGGACATCTGTGTGATCACCGGCTACATGTGGAGCCAGGTAACCATTATCAACTACACAGATGTATTTATTATGGATGGTGACATTGATTTGGATTTCCCACAGTTAGGGGAACATTTAGGGGAGAAGACCAGGCTCTAGaacatgtttaaaataaaagtttgccAAGTTCTCCTCTAAGGACatcaataaaaaaaacaaacacccaaaaCTTGAAGAAGTTGGTATGTTTCAGACTTGCACTTGAGCCTTGTACAACAGGATTTGATAACAGGGTGTAACCTTTAAAACAGCATAAATTACCAtaacctttaaaataattagcTTTTCAAAGTTTCTGTCTACAGCAATAGCTGCTACTGCTATTTACTTAGAGCTAAAAATACATGATTAAAGAtgtactgaaaggaaaaataagtaattcTTGCTATCCATgcaattttaaagcttttaaaaacatttgaaacgtgaaaatgaaatgcaactAAAAGTAATTTGGACTGAACAGGGACATTTaacaaaataagcattttggctcataaaaaataaaacctctgaGGTGGAGGGGATTAGTGAGGAGATACTTTGTAACTGAGATGTTTAGAGTTCCTCCGTAGGTTTCAGATAGGGTTTATTTCTGTCCAGGCTGCCTTCAGGGGCATTCACTGTCTCAGAATT from the Columba livia isolate bColLiv1 breed racing homer chromosome 4, bColLiv1.pat.W.v2, whole genome shotgun sequence genome contains:
- the CRACD gene encoding capping protein-inhibiting regulator of actin dynamics isoform X4, whose amino-acid sequence is MGSRAFSHDSIFIPDGRTESEQAIQAMSQENVLGKVKTLQQQLAKNIKFGQPPQMTVSVRTMGEANASIEEDVLFSSPMEIETQQDTAIPGSGNKSTDTPDFLRTMNLPGTGHEVEEKVTLVKSSRPKRQFSCSGTIETINLDAVPQAVARLDNSAAKHKLSVKPKKQRMSRKHKRLTKGSQSLTITEFEPDDLETELYGDRYPGYNGHIIADKLIQNRDEHKQLQLAEEKRIEDHWGILEAERIRQIVEMEEQREMEEQRCQELEQMQKEQERRREEEKRQYLLEGETSLKIEEQTCPKEERRVLEAEKRQELEQQRQKELEEQQRQELEQQKLQKQEEQQRQEMEKKMIQEQEEQQRKELEEQKLQEQEEQQRQELEEQKLQEQEEQQIREVEEQKRQEQEVQQIQELEEQKLQEPEEQRRREVEEQKHQEWEEQRCQEEQKRRQALEEQKHQEWEEQRCKELEEKQRQELEELRQHKTEKQCQEEEGRNWLEKQKELSELHKEEKQRQEIEELQEAEMKLKQEKEAESLKQQKKQEEQRQHMKEKGEKTEKEQPQQLTDTKKKKEEQRKHKLTKQMHMESAEDVLQDELKQQKEQNEQEWNKLEEQKVDTEGQFFQQNEREKSLEQQQNKDQLCSAVADQHPVEEKLQEGSRSQNLKQPEKDNKTAEVLAQKLKREVEAQEQKRIGEELRWQEVDERQTSSRPFTFQVSSGDKQIIFQKVNLSPVMPVKAAGLSSPPIKDCRMHTSSKGSHTLPSSVCVPHTAILVTGAQLCGTAVNLNQIKDTACKSLLGLTEERKNVDIPSPEKAQKKKQGPKPSSSKMKYAQETLNNQAVLAEWASIRSRILKNAENGKYNERDRVSVCRHSDDWTPRGRGGPHGNLRKTLSANAKFSITPAWQKFSEASKHSSDTENISVAKGNETGAVGRTTGSPADSREGAASTFKDNLAEKAKEKMETHSEKTDNTEGCKFAKDLPSFLVPSFPHSPGKELPQAELSGALENQQNSSTKKADKPAPNGEENVSPFGIKLRRTNYSLRFHYDQQAEQRKKKRYSAGDSFDGVPDPLVTTEGEKESSVFIAQDSTSPGTGRPHVPGILKDSKDSSATVVEMSQPAGTPVVLPTTGQGALPPHEKPACKSLGPQKPALAPKPTSQTPPASPLSKMNRSSLADTPGQRLVKAESDGGWRKEDRANAVHHPTPSSEYKNEEEEIREKKSFFPSISIPWREKNDKKPEPLKKEKPVLQSRHSLDGSKLMEKVETSQPLWITLALQKQKGFREQQATREERRQAREAKQAEKLAKENAAGSNQSDNKSSSSSSKTSTLQKSTTQEGEKKIETAVSRLERREQLKKSNTLPTSVTVEISDSVPSNPLTKEVAKRFSTPDTNPVSTEPAWLALAKRKAKAWSDCPQIIK
- the CRACD gene encoding capping protein-inhibiting regulator of actin dynamics isoform X5, yielding MGSRAFSHDSIFIPDGRTESEQAIQAMSQENVLGKVKTLQSTDTPDFLRTMNLPGTGHEVEEKVTLVKSSRPKRQFSCSGTIETINLDAVPQAVARLDNSAAKHKLSVKPKKQRMSRKHKRLTKGSQSLTITEFEPDDLETELYGDRYPGYNGHIIADKLIQNRDEHKQLQLAEEKRIEDHWGILEAERIRQIVEMEEQREMEEQRCQELEQMQKEQERRREEEKRQYLLEGETSLKIEEQTCPKEERRVLEAEKRQELEQQRQKELEEQQRQELEQQKLQKQEEQQRQEMEKKMIQEQEEQQRKELEEQKLQEQEEQQRQELEEQKLQEQEEQQIREVEEQKRQEQEVQQIQELEEQKLQEPEEQRRREVEEQKHQEWEEQRCQEEQKRRQALEEQKHQEWEEQRCKELEEKQRQELEELRQHKTEKQCQEEEGRNWLEKQKELSELHKEEKQRQEIEELQEAEMKLKQEKEAESLKQQKKQEEQRQHMKEKGEKTEKEQPQQLTDTKKKKEEQRKHKLTKQMHMESAEDVLQDELKQQKEQNEQEWNKLEEQKVDTEGQFFQQNEREKSLEQQQNKDQLCSAVADQHPVEEKLQEGSRSQNLKQPEKDNKTAEVLAQKLKREVEAQEQKRIGEELRWQEVDERQTSSRPFTFQVSSGDKQIIFQKVNLSPVMPVKAAGLSSPPIKDCRMHTSSKGSHTLPSSVCVPHTAILVTGAQLCGTAVNLNQIKDTACKSLLGLTEERKNVDIPSPEKAQKKKQGPKPSSSKMKYAQETLNNQAVLAEWASIRSRILKNAENGKYNERDRVSVCRHSDDWTPRGRGGPHGNLRKTLSANAKFSITPAWQKFSEASKHSSDTENISVAKGNETGAVGRTTGSPADSREGAASTFKDNLAEKAKEKMETHSEKTDNTEGCKFAKDLPSFLVPSFPHSPGKELPQAELSGALENQQNSSTKKADKPAPNGEENVSPFGIKLRRTNYSLRFHYDQQAEQRKKKRYSAGDSFDGVPDPLVTTEGEKESSVFIAQDSTSPGTGRPHVPGILKDSKDSSATVVEMSQPAGTPVVLPTTGQGALPPHEKPACKSLGPQKPALAPKPTSQTPPASPLSKMNRSSLADTPGQRLVKAESDGGWRKEDRANAVHHPTPSSEYKNEEEEIREKKSFFPSISIPWREKNDKKPEPLKKEKPVLQSRHSLDGSKLMEKVETSQPLWITLALQKQKGFREQQATREERRQAREAKQAEKLAKENAAGSNQSDNKSSSSSSKTSTLQKSTTQEGEKKIETAVSRLERREQLKKSNTLPTSVTVEISDSVPSNPLTKEVAKRFSTPDTNPVSTEPAWLALAKRKAKAWSDCPQIIK
- the CRACD gene encoding capping protein-inhibiting regulator of actin dynamics isoform X2, with amino-acid sequence MINLFKRPYKKKAGKFQPFKKLFGKRKKREPASECEEGKLKPSHSFGNVCNGTFSSDEEPNGGLRSSHYSMGSRAFSHDSIFIPDGRTESEQAIQAMSQENVLGKVKTLQQQLAKNIKFGQPPQMTVSVRTMGEANASIEEDVLFSSPMEIETQQDTAIPGSGNKSTDTPDFLRTMNLPGTGHEVEEKVTLVKSSRPKRQFSCSGTIETINLDAVPQAVARLDNSAAKHKLSVKPKKQRMSRKHKRLTKGSQSLTITEFEPDDLETELYGDRYPGYNGHIIADKLIQNRDEHKQLQLAEEKRIEDHWGILEAERIRQIVEMEEQREMEEQRCQELEQMQKEQERRREEEKRQYLLEGETSLKIEEQTCPKEERRVLEAEKRQELEQQRQKELEEQQRQELEQQKLQKQEEQQRQEMEKKMIQEQEEQQRKELEEQKLQEQEEQQRQELEEQKLQEQEEQQIREVEEQKRQEQEVQQIQELEEQKLQEPEEQRRREVEEQKHQEWEEQRCQEEQKRRQALEEQKHQEWEEQRCKELEEKQRQELEELRQHKTEKQCQEEEGRNWLEKQKELSELHKEEKQRQEIEELQEAEMKLKQEKEAESLKQQKKQEEQRQHMKEKGEKTEKEQPQQLTDTKKKKEEQRKHKLTKQMHMESAEDVLQDELKQQKEQNEQEWNKLEEQKVDTEGQFFQQNEREKSLEQQQNKDQLCSAVADQHPVEEKLQEGSRSQNLKQPEKDNKTAEVLAQKLKREVEAQEQKRIGEELRWQEVDERQTSSRPFTFQVSSGDKQIIFQKVNLSPVMPVKAAGLSSPPIKDCRMHTSSKGSHTLPSSVCVPHTAILVTGAQLCGTAVNLNQIKDTACKSLLGLTEERKNVDIPSPEKAQKKKQGPKPSSSKMKYAQETLNNQAVLAEWASIRSRILKNAENGKYNERDRVSVCRHSDDWTPRGRGGPHGNLRKTLSANAKFSITPAWQKFSEASKHSSDTENISVAKGNETGAVGRTTGSPADSREGAASTFKDNLAEKAKEKMETHSEKTDNTEGCKFAKDLPSFLVPSFPHSPGKELPQAELSGALENQQNSSTKKADKPAPNGEENVSPFGIKLRRTNYSLRFHYDQQAEQRKKKRYSAGDSFDGVPDPLVTTEGEKESSVFIAQDSTSPGTGRPHVPGILKDSKDSSATVVEMSQPAGTPVVLPTTGQGALPPHEKPACKSLGPQKPALAPKPTSQTPPASPLSKMNRSSLADTPGQRLVKAESDGGWRKEDRANAVHHPTPSSEYKNEEEEIREKKSFFPSISIPWREKNDKKPEPLKKEKPVLQSRHSLDGSKLMEKVETSQPLWITLALQKQKGFREQQATREERRQAREAKQAEKLAKENAAGSNQSDNKSSSSSSKTSTLQKSTTQEGEKKIETAVSRLERREQLKKSNTLPTSVTVEISDSVPSNPLTKEVAKRFSTPDTNPVSTEPAWLALAKRKAKAWSDCPQIIK
- the CRACD gene encoding capping protein-inhibiting regulator of actin dynamics isoform X1, with product MCGACGVHAGMCCCRSCQAGTLARQRGWQLGVTVMDVHVTRAPRRGTATDKKKAGKFQPFKKLFGKRKKREPASECEEGKLKPSHSFGNVCNGTFSSDEEPNGGLRSSHYSMGSRAFSHDSIFIPDGRTESEQAIQAMSQENVLGKVKTLQQQLAKNIKFGQPPQMTVSVRTMGEANASIEEDVLFSSPMEIETQQDTAIPGSGNKSTDTPDFLRTMNLPGTGHEVEEKVTLVKSSRPKRQFSCSGTIETINLDAVPQAVARLDNSAAKHKLSVKPKKQRMSRKHKRLTKGSQSLTITEFEPDDLETELYGDRYPGYNGHIIADKLIQNRDEHKQLQLAEEKRIEDHWGILEAERIRQIVEMEEQREMEEQRCQELEQMQKEQERRREEEKRQYLLEGETSLKIEEQTCPKEERRVLEAEKRQELEQQRQKELEEQQRQELEQQKLQKQEEQQRQEMEKKMIQEQEEQQRKELEEQKLQEQEEQQRQELEEQKLQEQEEQQIREVEEQKRQEQEVQQIQELEEQKLQEPEEQRRREVEEQKHQEWEEQRCQEEQKRRQALEEQKHQEWEEQRCKELEEKQRQELEELRQHKTEKQCQEEEGRNWLEKQKELSELHKEEKQRQEIEELQEAEMKLKQEKEAESLKQQKKQEEQRQHMKEKGEKTEKEQPQQLTDTKKKKEEQRKHKLTKQMHMESAEDVLQDELKQQKEQNEQEWNKLEEQKVDTEGQFFQQNEREKSLEQQQNKDQLCSAVADQHPVEEKLQEGSRSQNLKQPEKDNKTAEVLAQKLKREVEAQEQKRIGEELRWQEVDERQTSSRPFTFQVSSGDKQIIFQKVNLSPVMPVKAAGLSSPPIKDCRMHTSSKGSHTLPSSVCVPHTAILVTGAQLCGTAVNLNQIKDTACKSLLGLTEERKNVDIPSPEKAQKKKQGPKPSSSKMKYAQETLNNQAVLAEWASIRSRILKNAENGKYNERDRVSVCRHSDDWTPRGRGGPHGNLRKTLSANAKFSITPAWQKFSEASKHSSDTENISVAKGNETGAVGRTTGSPADSREGAASTFKDNLAEKAKEKMETHSEKTDNTEGCKFAKDLPSFLVPSFPHSPGKELPQAELSGALENQQNSSTKKADKPAPNGEENVSPFGIKLRRTNYSLRFHYDQQAEQRKKKRYSAGDSFDGVPDPLVTTEGEKESSVFIAQDSTSPGTGRPHVPGILKDSKDSSATVVEMSQPAGTPVVLPTTGQGALPPHEKPACKSLGPQKPALAPKPTSQTPPASPLSKMNRSSLADTPGQRLVKAESDGGWRKEDRANAVHHPTPSSEYKNEEEEIREKKSFFPSISIPWREKNDKKPEPLKKEKPVLQSRHSLDGSKLMEKVETSQPLWITLALQKQKGFREQQATREERRQAREAKQAEKLAKENAAGSNQSDNKSSSSSSKTSTLQKSTTQEGEKKIETAVSRLERREQLKKSNTLPTSVTVEISDSVPSNPLTKEVAKRFSTPDTNPVSTEPAWLALAKRKAKAWSDCPQIIK
- the CRACD gene encoding capping protein-inhibiting regulator of actin dynamics isoform X3; protein product: MCGACGVHAGMCCCRSCQAGTLARQRGWQLGVTVMDVHVTRAPRRGTATDKKKAGKFQPFKKLFGKRKKREPASECEEGKLKPSHSFGNVCNGTFSSDEEPNGGLRSSHYSMGSRAFSHDSIFIPDGRTESEQAIQAMSQENVLGKVKTLQSTDTPDFLRTMNLPGTGHEVEEKVTLVKSSRPKRQFSCSGTIETINLDAVPQAVARLDNSAAKHKLSVKPKKQRMSRKHKRLTKGSQSLTITEFEPDDLETELYGDRYPGYNGHIIADKLIQNRDEHKQLQLAEEKRIEDHWGILEAERIRQIVEMEEQREMEEQRCQELEQMQKEQERRREEEKRQYLLEGETSLKIEEQTCPKEERRVLEAEKRQELEQQRQKELEEQQRQELEQQKLQKQEEQQRQEMEKKMIQEQEEQQRKELEEQKLQEQEEQQRQELEEQKLQEQEEQQIREVEEQKRQEQEVQQIQELEEQKLQEPEEQRRREVEEQKHQEWEEQRCQEEQKRRQALEEQKHQEWEEQRCKELEEKQRQELEELRQHKTEKQCQEEEGRNWLEKQKELSELHKEEKQRQEIEELQEAEMKLKQEKEAESLKQQKKQEEQRQHMKEKGEKTEKEQPQQLTDTKKKKEEQRKHKLTKQMHMESAEDVLQDELKQQKEQNEQEWNKLEEQKVDTEGQFFQQNEREKSLEQQQNKDQLCSAVADQHPVEEKLQEGSRSQNLKQPEKDNKTAEVLAQKLKREVEAQEQKRIGEELRWQEVDERQTSSRPFTFQVSSGDKQIIFQKVNLSPVMPVKAAGLSSPPIKDCRMHTSSKGSHTLPSSVCVPHTAILVTGAQLCGTAVNLNQIKDTACKSLLGLTEERKNVDIPSPEKAQKKKQGPKPSSSKMKYAQETLNNQAVLAEWASIRSRILKNAENGKYNERDRVSVCRHSDDWTPRGRGGPHGNLRKTLSANAKFSITPAWQKFSEASKHSSDTENISVAKGNETGAVGRTTGSPADSREGAASTFKDNLAEKAKEKMETHSEKTDNTEGCKFAKDLPSFLVPSFPHSPGKELPQAELSGALENQQNSSTKKADKPAPNGEENVSPFGIKLRRTNYSLRFHYDQQAEQRKKKRYSAGDSFDGVPDPLVTTEGEKESSVFIAQDSTSPGTGRPHVPGILKDSKDSSATVVEMSQPAGTPVVLPTTGQGALPPHEKPACKSLGPQKPALAPKPTSQTPPASPLSKMNRSSLADTPGQRLVKAESDGGWRKEDRANAVHHPTPSSEYKNEEEEIREKKSFFPSISIPWREKNDKKPEPLKKEKPVLQSRHSLDGSKLMEKVETSQPLWITLALQKQKGFREQQATREERRQAREAKQAEKLAKENAAGSNQSDNKSSSSSSKTSTLQKSTTQEGEKKIETAVSRLERREQLKKSNTLPTSVTVEISDSVPSNPLTKEVAKRFSTPDTNPVSTEPAWLALAKRKAKAWSDCPQIIK